The following proteins come from a genomic window of Frankia casuarinae:
- a CDS encoding putative bifunctional diguanylate cyclase/phosphodiesterase, translated as MVQSVLFRSVLPRSMLVRPVSGVAALMGGALGLLLGLLCLIGGWGGPAPSPVALSCVVLAAAALSIAVAILAAAVWPGPNGPADANGLAGSAGPDIQPWDPRGGVGRAWPRRGVVDELTGLPGRRYFLDVASRCLTGGEHRARGATSVSVLLIDLDRMRDVNGALGHEHGDRLLATVGCRLRGALPGSDLLARVDGNAFAVLLRGADVARAEQVARRLREVLELPVPLAGTPVRPEASVGIAHAPEHGRGALELFRHAEEAMYLAKGGRHGQTVYARDHPPINRARLLLRAEVRHALDSGQIELSYQPKADLRSGRISGVEALVRWRHPVDGVRQPDAFLAEIERAGLMPKLTVQVLDQALADCARWHGRGAPLAVSVNVPASVIVDRAFVGVVRAALARHRLPPSALVIEVTEDSLIVARELAQGTLAGLRRFGVRVSLDDYGTGFCSLSYLRELPADEVKLDRTFLRDLDRDPAAAEIVRSTVSLAHALRLRIVAEGVETQRSWTSLAAWQCDEVQGYFVSRPMAGERVVGWLREWGSRLAVHPGTAPRAVAGPVDTCAAQSPISPIVAPAVEAVAPTRPSAAGPATRRAVGRRVPADLAAS; from the coding sequence ATGGTCCAGTCAGTTTTGTTCCGGTCGGTGTTGCCCCGGTCGATGCTGGTCCGGCCGGTCTCGGGGGTCGCCGCCCTGATGGGGGGTGCGCTGGGTCTGCTTCTGGGACTGCTCTGTCTCATCGGCGGATGGGGCGGGCCCGCGCCGTCGCCGGTCGCGTTGTCGTGCGTGGTGCTCGCGGCCGCGGCGTTGTCGATCGCGGTGGCGATCCTCGCCGCGGCGGTCTGGCCGGGTCCGAACGGTCCGGCCGACGCGAACGGTCTGGCCGGTTCGGCCGGACCGGACATCCAGCCGTGGGATCCCCGGGGAGGCGTGGGCCGTGCGTGGCCGCGGCGCGGCGTGGTGGATGAGCTGACCGGGCTGCCGGGCCGACGGTACTTCCTCGACGTCGCCAGCCGTTGTCTCACGGGTGGTGAGCACCGGGCGCGTGGCGCGACGTCCGTGTCGGTGCTGCTCATCGATCTCGATCGGATGCGTGATGTCAACGGGGCGCTCGGGCATGAGCATGGGGACCGCCTGCTTGCCACGGTGGGTTGCCGGCTACGCGGAGCGCTGCCCGGATCGGATCTGCTCGCCCGGGTGGACGGCAACGCGTTCGCCGTGCTGTTGCGCGGCGCCGATGTGGCCCGGGCCGAACAGGTCGCTCGGCGGTTGCGGGAGGTGCTGGAACTGCCCGTTCCACTCGCGGGAACTCCGGTGCGGCCCGAGGCGAGCGTGGGGATCGCCCATGCCCCCGAGCACGGCCGTGGCGCGCTGGAGCTCTTTCGTCACGCGGAGGAGGCGATGTACCTGGCGAAGGGGGGCCGTCACGGGCAGACCGTCTACGCCCGCGACCATCCACCGATCAACCGTGCCCGCCTGCTGCTGCGGGCCGAGGTGCGCCATGCGCTGGACTCCGGCCAGATCGAACTGAGTTACCAGCCCAAGGCGGATCTGCGCAGCGGTCGGATCAGCGGTGTGGAGGCCCTCGTCCGCTGGCGCCATCCGGTCGACGGCGTGCGGCAGCCCGACGCCTTCCTGGCGGAGATCGAACGTGCCGGGTTGATGCCGAAGCTCACCGTGCAGGTCCTCGACCAGGCCTTGGCCGACTGCGCGCGCTGGCACGGCCGGGGTGCCCCGCTCGCGGTGTCGGTGAACGTCCCCGCGTCGGTCATCGTCGACCGCGCCTTCGTCGGCGTGGTGCGGGCCGCGCTCGCCCGGCACCGGCTCCCGCCCTCGGCGCTTGTCATCGAGGTCACCGAGGACTCCCTCATCGTGGCGCGGGAGCTGGCGCAGGGAACCCTGGCGGGGCTGCGCCGGTTCGGTGTGCGGGTCAGCCTGGACGACTACGGCACCGGCTTCTGTTCGCTGTCGTACCTGCGCGAACTGCCGGCCGACGAGGTGAAGCTGGACCGGACCTTCCTGCGTGACCTCGACCGCGATCCGGCCGCGGCCGAGATCGTGCGGTCCACGGTCTCCCTGGCACATGCGCTGCGGTTACGGATTGTCGCCGAGGGGGTCGAAACGCAGCGTTCCTGGACCTCTCTCGCCGCCTGGCAGTGTGACGAGGTCCAGGGGTACTTTGTGTCACGTCCGATGGCGGGGGAACGAGTCGTCGGCTGGTTGCGGGAATGGGGCAGCAGGCTTGCCGTCCATCCCGGGACCGCGCCGCGCGCCGTGGCGGGACCGGTCGACACCTGCGCGGCACAGTCCCCGATCTCCCCAATCGTGGCACCGGCGGTCGAGGCCGTCGCGCCCACGCGGCCGTCAGCGGCGGGACCGGCAACCCGGCGGGCGGTCGGGCGCCGGGTGCCGGCCGACCTTGCGGCGTCCTGA
- a CDS encoding Gfo/Idh/MocA family oxidoreductase gives MNILIGNRWLAGFLDETPLPGHCRIRPDIWVTLFPVDGQFFVRAGSSRALAAYTREFGIRAVARKTASRLRERDRNQRYFGMGLGTLIEAVPPVSGAASPTGTTVAFVAPCHPACMERVVLHQDLVRPVGPGGPTGAPADPLGFVSPDPPPPRSAVVYRARPATAFPAVDDTLIGWSPMSGAPVDPGAVDRLVAWLATEWTGARPGDRPLAGVSPITESTRRYGPPSASGRPTAVLFGLGHYAKTQIVPHVRDHLDLVGVHEIDPVQLGTRRPDRCSWDTAALLRDGERADVVLIAGYHHTHAPLARDALRLGSVAVVEKPVVTTEEDLGRLVKLLHAGGRLFACFQRRHSPMNAWLRSDLRLADGNEPLIYSAVVYEEPLPRRHWYRWPSSRTRLVSNGCHWIDHFLWLNDFAPVRRSTVARSRTDTFTVYVELENDAVLSLVLTSAGGSRHGLREQSQLRANGVTATIVDGSQYTAEAGSHILRRRRVNRLDSYPAMYRDICAGIVAGAPGEDARQIAAVAALTLRLDAAAGRDGPEP, from the coding sequence ATGAACATCCTGATCGGGAACCGGTGGCTGGCCGGCTTCCTCGACGAGACCCCCCTGCCCGGCCACTGCCGGATCCGCCCGGACATCTGGGTGACGCTGTTCCCCGTGGACGGTCAGTTCTTCGTCAGGGCGGGCAGCAGCCGGGCCCTCGCCGCCTACACCCGCGAGTTCGGCATCCGCGCGGTCGCCCGCAAAACGGCCAGCCGGCTGCGGGAACGCGACCGCAACCAGCGTTACTTCGGCATGGGCCTGGGCACCCTGATCGAGGCGGTCCCACCCGTCAGCGGGGCGGCTTCGCCGACGGGAACGACCGTCGCTTTCGTCGCCCCCTGCCACCCGGCGTGCATGGAACGCGTCGTCCTGCATCAGGACCTCGTCCGCCCGGTGGGGCCGGGCGGCCCCACCGGCGCTCCCGCCGACCCACTCGGCTTCGTCAGCCCCGATCCGCCGCCACCGCGATCCGCGGTCGTCTACCGGGCCCGGCCGGCGACCGCGTTCCCGGCCGTGGACGACACGCTCATCGGCTGGTCCCCGATGTCGGGAGCACCGGTGGACCCCGGCGCCGTCGACCGTCTCGTCGCCTGGCTTGCAACCGAGTGGACCGGGGCCCGCCCCGGGGATCGTCCACTCGCCGGGGTCAGTCCGATCACGGAGAGCACCCGGCGCTATGGCCCGCCATCCGCGTCCGGACGACCCACCGCTGTCCTGTTCGGGTTGGGACACTATGCCAAGACGCAGATCGTCCCGCACGTCCGTGATCACCTCGACCTCGTCGGTGTGCATGAGATCGACCCCGTCCAGCTGGGCACCCGGCGACCGGACCGATGTTCCTGGGACACCGCGGCGCTGCTCCGGGACGGGGAGCGGGCCGACGTCGTCCTCATCGCGGGCTACCACCACACGCACGCGCCGCTGGCCCGGGATGCGCTGCGGCTCGGCTCGGTGGCCGTCGTCGAGAAGCCCGTTGTCACCACAGAGGAGGATCTCGGCCGGCTGGTGAAACTCCTTCACGCCGGCGGGCGCCTGTTCGCCTGCTTCCAGCGACGCCACAGCCCGATGAACGCCTGGCTGCGCTCCGACCTGCGCCTGGCCGACGGCAACGAGCCGCTGATCTACAGTGCCGTGGTGTACGAGGAACCGCTTCCCCGCCGGCACTGGTACCGCTGGCCGTCCTCACGCACCCGGCTGGTCAGTAACGGCTGCCACTGGATCGACCACTTCCTCTGGCTCAACGACTTCGCGCCGGTCCGCCGGAGCACGGTGGCCCGCTCCCGCACGGACACCTTCACGGTGTACGTCGAGCTGGAGAACGACGCGGTCCTCTCGCTCGTGCTGACCAGTGCCGGGGGCAGCCGGCACGGTCTGCGGGAACAGTCCCAGCTGCGCGCGAACGGCGTGACGGCCACCATCGTCGACGGTTCGCAGTACACCGCGGAGGCCGGGTCCCACATCCTGCGGCGGCGGCGAGTCAACCGGCTCGACAGCTACCCGGCCATGTACCGCGACATCTGCGCGGGCATCGTGGCCGGCGCCCCGGGCGAGGACGCACGGCAGATCGCCGCCGTCGCCGCGCTCACGCTACGGCTGGACGCCGCAGCCGGCCGGGATGGGCCCGAACCCTGA
- a CDS encoding protein-tyrosine-phosphatase codes for MTEEGVAVRQRPWAVLMVCTGNVCRSPLAEHLAAARFSAALDQISLGAAGAQASGGTGGNESSSEGWHPPSPAGDLLVSSAGVCARAGEAMYPQAAAILTSRGLDPSGFRARLLTPDLVQASDLVLCATRAHRSTVVGLVPRAMRRTFTLREFGRVTSGVRPADIPPGGTRAAGEYLAATARRIRAAGHALPAALDDLADPLDGGRDAFENCARMIEETLSRPMALLAEACHERLAVTPTDPADPAGPAGLADVPVDRTPAPG; via the coding sequence ATGACGGAGGAAGGGGTGGCAGTGCGGCAACGACCGTGGGCAGTACTGATGGTGTGTACCGGAAACGTCTGCCGCTCGCCCCTGGCCGAGCATCTCGCCGCCGCCCGGTTCAGCGCCGCGCTGGACCAGATCAGCCTCGGCGCGGCCGGCGCGCAGGCATCCGGTGGGACCGGGGGTAACGAGTCCTCATCCGAGGGATGGCATCCACCCAGCCCCGCCGGGGACCTTCTGGTGAGCAGCGCGGGAGTATGCGCCCGGGCAGGTGAGGCGATGTACCCCCAGGCCGCGGCGATCCTGACATCGCGGGGGCTCGACCCGTCCGGCTTCCGGGCAAGGTTGCTGACACCGGATCTGGTCCAGGCCAGCGATCTGGTGCTGTGCGCGACCCGCGCACACCGCTCGACGGTGGTGGGCCTTGTGCCACGGGCCATGCGCCGTACCTTCACCCTGCGCGAGTTCGGACGGGTGACCTCCGGAGTCCGCCCCGCCGACATCCCCCCGGGCGGGACACGGGCGGCCGGGGAGTATCTCGCCGCCACGGCCCGGCGGATCCGGGCCGCCGGCCACGCGCTACCGGCTGCCCTCGACGACCTGGCCGACCCCCTCGACGGCGGTCGGGATGCGTTCGAGAACTGCGCGCGAATGATCGAAGAGACGCTGTCACGGCCGATGGCCCTGCTGGCGGAGGCGTGTCACGAACGACTGGCGGTCACGCCTACGGACCCCGCAGACCCGGCAGGCCCGGCAGGCCTCGCGGATGTCCCGGTCGACCGGACCCCGGCACCGGGATGA
- a CDS encoding TylF/MycF family methyltransferase: protein MTTTPTVAPHDPTVARHDLSDTSVRYLDLLRATLTCSLWDGRDGGAWEPRTGAKRMLVRAFRSQGMEIVKRSAPGARTDGRDWPRLALTMTGDRRMRNLQECAERVIVDGVPGDFIETGVWRGGACILMRGVLAAYGVPDRTVWVADSFAGLPAPNPGRYAADTGDRHHEYAELSVSLEQVRDNFRRYGLLDDQVRFLRGWFRDTLPTAPIERLAVLRLDGDMYESTTDALTALYPKLSDGGFCIVDDYGAVPGCRAAVEDYRAAHGVTEPIIEVDWTCVYWRRSEPSRSR from the coding sequence ATGACCACGACGCCGACCGTCGCCCCGCACGACCCGACCGTCGCCCGTCACGATCTTTCCGATACCTCGGTGCGGTACCTCGATCTGCTTCGCGCGACGCTGACCTGCTCTCTCTGGGATGGTCGGGACGGCGGTGCGTGGGAGCCGCGCACCGGCGCGAAGAGGATGCTGGTACGAGCCTTCCGCAGCCAGGGAATGGAAATCGTCAAGAGGAGCGCACCGGGCGCCCGGACCGACGGCCGGGACTGGCCACGGCTGGCGCTCACGATGACCGGCGACCGCCGGATGCGCAACCTCCAGGAGTGCGCCGAACGAGTCATCGTCGACGGCGTCCCAGGCGACTTCATCGAGACCGGGGTATGGCGGGGCGGCGCGTGCATCCTCATGCGCGGGGTGCTCGCCGCCTACGGCGTCCCCGACCGCACGGTCTGGGTCGCCGACTCGTTCGCCGGCCTGCCCGCGCCCAATCCGGGGCGCTACGCCGCCGACACCGGCGACCGCCACCACGAGTACGCGGAGCTGTCGGTGTCCCTCGAGCAGGTGCGGGACAACTTCCGCCGCTACGGCCTGCTCGACGATCAGGTCCGTTTCCTGCGCGGCTGGTTCCGGGACACCCTGCCCACCGCGCCCATCGAGCGCCTCGCGGTCCTGCGCCTCGACGGCGACATGTACGAGAGCACCACCGACGCGCTGACGGCGCTCTACCCGAAGCTCTCCGACGGCGGCTTCTGCATCGTTGACGACTATGGAGCCGTTCCTGGCTGCCGGGCGGCAGTCGAGGACTACCGGGCCGCCCACGGGGTGACCGAGCCGATCATCGAAGTCGACTGGACCTGCGTCTACTGGCGCCGGAGCGAGCCCTCGCGGTCGCGCTGA
- a CDS encoding glycosyltransferase family 4 protein: protein MTSVPRSTTVAVVVSHAIQHFAPLYRALTEHEVDLRVLFLSRSGLERYFDADFGLDVQWKSDVVTGYHHEFIADLPLRPGWRQPDVTRQMVTRTWAALDRLRPACVLVYGYRYAHSLAALAWCRRRGVPALMISDSELLGQRTPAVRAVKRLTLPHLMRSVSAFLTIGDNNEAYLANYGVPATRMFRTPYPTDETALRAVLAHRDKHRTAIRAELGIAPDALVALFAGKMISRKRPLDIADALRILTRTPRGPVDREIIVIMAGDGVLRATLDAVAAELGGALRMVGFADQERLPRLYAASDLYLHPAERDPHPLAVKEAVLCGLPVVVSDRVGSTGPTDDVRPGRNGRVHPVGDVDALARILGELRARPDVLARMAQESEKVIGDIELAASVDGFLRAVAHVRDTARRG from the coding sequence ATGACCTCCGTCCCCAGGTCGACGACGGTGGCAGTCGTCGTATCGCACGCGATCCAGCATTTCGCGCCGCTGTACCGGGCGTTGACCGAACACGAGGTGGATCTTCGGGTGCTCTTCCTGTCCCGATCGGGCCTGGAACGCTACTTCGACGCGGATTTCGGCCTCGACGTGCAGTGGAAATCGGACGTCGTAACCGGTTATCACCACGAGTTCATCGCGGACCTGCCGCTGCGCCCTGGCTGGCGGCAGCCCGACGTCACCCGGCAGATGGTTACCCGGACCTGGGCGGCCCTGGACCGACTGCGCCCCGCATGCGTGCTCGTCTACGGATACCGGTACGCCCATTCCCTCGCGGCGCTCGCCTGGTGCCGGCGACGAGGCGTACCCGCCCTCATGATCAGTGACAGCGAGCTCCTCGGCCAGCGAACCCCAGCCGTCCGCGCCGTCAAACGGCTCACGCTGCCCCACCTGATGCGTTCAGTGAGCGCATTCCTCACGATCGGCGACAACAACGAGGCGTACCTGGCCAACTATGGAGTCCCCGCCACCCGCATGTTCCGCACGCCGTATCCCACCGATGAGACGGCGCTGCGGGCCGTACTGGCGCATCGGGACAAGCATCGAACGGCGATCCGCGCCGAGCTGGGCATCGCCCCGGACGCCCTTGTCGCCTTGTTCGCCGGAAAGATGATCTCTCGGAAGCGCCCCCTCGACATCGCGGACGCACTGCGCATCCTCACCCGCACGCCCCGGGGTCCGGTCGACCGGGAAATCATCGTGATCATGGCTGGGGACGGAGTGCTGCGCGCCACTCTCGATGCGGTGGCCGCCGAGCTCGGCGGCGCGTTGCGGATGGTCGGATTCGCCGACCAGGAACGGCTCCCCCGCCTGTACGCGGCCAGCGACCTCTACCTGCACCCCGCCGAGCGGGATCCGCATCCGCTGGCGGTCAAGGAGGCGGTGCTCTGCGGCCTGCCGGTGGTGGTCAGCGACCGGGTGGGCTCCACCGGCCCGACCGACGACGTCCGTCCCGGCCGCAACGGCCGGGTTCACCCGGTCGGCGATGTGGACGCGCTCGCACGGATCCTCGGGGAGCTGCGCGCGCGCCCCGACGTCCTGGCCAGGATGGCCCAGGAGTCGGAGAAGGTGATCGGCGACATCGAGCTCGCCGCGTCCGTGGACGGCTTCCTGCGCGCCGTTGCCCATGTGCGCGACACCGCTCGGCGCGGATGA